GGGCATAACATGGCTATGCCCGCATAAGTAAAACTACCAGCAAAACGGGTGGATATTTAATATCACACTGGAAAACCGCACGCCATGTATGTGAGAATATAGACTTATAGAGTTGTAACGAAAAGCTCTTCAAATTAATGATATTTGTGATATGTGAATCACTTAAAATCATGTCATGAGAATGAATACTATGATGTTGCTGTCGTCCATAATCAAATTAAGGGCATAGAAAATCATAATTTTAATAAAACTCATCATTCAATATAAGGGCCGTATGATATAATCAGCATGTAATAATAAATCTCGCAAGCCATACAATCTGGTCAAGCTCGAATCAGAGTACTTGCTTGCGATGAGTTCTACCAATATGAAATGTGAATTCGAATAGCATGGATTGTTGCATAGGCTCAACTTGTTTATGAATTGCCTACACACGAAATTCGTCTCAGGTCGTTGGTAACACTGGGACTCCATCATAAGCTGACAACCAAAGCAGTCTTGTGAACGGAGAGTAGTGTGGCGAGCGAGGATTAGATAAGAATTCTACTTAAGTAGTCAAGAGAGAGTAGGCTGGCCAGTCTGCTCTTTTTTTTATGGAGTTCTGAATTTAATTATAAACAAACAAAATATATAATATCAACAAAACACACGTTTATTACATAAAACACACAGTCTGTTACATTCTCCGCTCTTTTGTATGGTTTCTTTGTACAATGGGTTATGTAATAGAGGAGGACCTATTTTATGAAGAAAACATTCATGATAATGCTTTCCATCCTACTTATTGGTAGTGTATCGCTACCGATACTAGCAATCGAAAATTCAGAAGTAACGCCAGAAATAACAGATGTTCAAGAATCTGAAATTGATGATGCGGAGATCGCTGAAGATTTAGATGATGAAATTAAAGTAGAAGTAGAAGAGACGACAGAAGAAACAATAATTGAGGAAGATATCGAGGAAGAAGTGCTCGAAGAGACTGCTCAACTTGAAGTCGCGATTGAAACAACAGGGGAAGAAAAGAGCACAAAGTTAGTGCAACCCGTTGCGGACACGGGAGAAATAACAAATGCAATTCAATTAAAAGCGGCGATTGAGAATGCAACTGCGGATCGCGTAATTGTATTGACTGCTGATTTTGATCAAACAACACTGAATAACCTCATAATCAACAAGACAAATGCTCATAGTATCGTAGTTGATGGTGGCGGGTTAACGTATGCCCCGACAGCAAATAAGCAATTCTTTATTCAAAGTAATACTGCAGGAACACTTGAGTTCCGTAACTTTATCTTTGATGGTCAAGGAACTGGGGTAAGTGGAATAAATATTAATGGAGATGTTCAAGGTTTGACACTTGAAAACCTAACATTTAAAAATAATACGTCAACATCAGTGTATGTACAGGCAACCGGTGATGTCACAATTAATAACAACTATTATACAAATAACTCAGGGGCTTTTGGTGGGGGAATTGAAGTTTCCAAAGGAACGATTCTAATCTCAAACAGTTCGTTCATAAGTAACCGAAATGATGCCGGTGGTTATGATGGAGGTGCGATTGCAGGAAAAGATTTCCTCGGTAACTTAACAATTACAAACAGCAAGTTTATCGACAATCATGCTACAGGAGCTGGTGCAGTTGCTGGGGGACGTGGTGGTGCGATTGCAATGGTCTACGCACCATCAACATCAGAACTCAATAACTCACAAACCTTAATTAAAGATTCCTATTTTGAAGGGAACACAGCAACCCTTAATCGCCCGACAGTTATGGGTGATGGTGGTGCTATTGCGGTCATTAACTTGAAGAAAAACGCAACATTTACAGTAGAAGGTTCGACGTTTGCGTACAATGAAGCGGGTGACGATGGTGGAGCAATCTTGTTCCAAGGTCGTGAATCCGGCGGAATCTTTACTGTTAAGAATTCAACATTCTTCAAAAATGCAGCCCATGGTAATGGCGGAGATGCAGGTTTGAGTGGTGGTGCAATTCAGTTGTTTGCTAACTCATCCATGACTGCAAATTTTATCTCTAATACATTCGTTGAGAACACAGCATATGCATATGTTGAGAATCAAGGACAACGTGGTGGAGCTGTTGCTGGAAGTGGTAGTTTCCTTACAGGACGTGGACAATATGCGAATAACTTATTTGTAAATAATCATGTTTACAGCAGTCCTGGTGTCGAAGATACCGAATCAAAATACCGAAACATTGTCTCAGCAACCAACAAGCTTGGGAATGTCGGATTTGATAATGGAACAACGATTCAATATACAACAAATATGGAAGCGTTCGGTACAGATACACCGCAACTTGCGGCGAACGGAAGTGTAATTACTGCGGGATCATCAGGTGATGCAATTGTGGTTCCAACGCTCATGATTGCTCCTGATACAGGATTAAATGAAACAGGGGCAATCAGTCCCGATAGTGCAGGACAGATTGGCGACTTAGCATACGATCAACGTGGTAAACTAAATGGTACAGATGCAGGTTCAGTAGAAATTGCGGTTCATAACTATAATGCAAACGGTGGAACATTCGCATTGGATGCAATGGGTGCGTATACAGGTGATATATACTACTTAGGAACAGAACCTACAAATTATTATAATATTAGTGAAAATGGGGGTTCGGGAACAGTACTTACAGGATCATCCCTTAATGCAACACGGGCGGGGTATACATTCCTCGGATGGGCTACAACTGCAGATGCAACCGTTGCGGATATCACAGAAGGTGATTCAATCCCATTCAATGTTGAGAATACGATTCTTTATGCCGTATGGAAACAGGATGTTGAATATACTGTCACATATGATGGAAACCAATCAACCAGTGGTAGTGTACCAACAGGTACAACCCAATTAGAAGATACCGACTATACAGTGCTCGCAAACAGTGGAAATCTCGCAAGAGACGGATATACCTTCACGGGTTGGAATACTGCTGCAAACGGTACTGGAACACCCTACAAGGCCGACGACGTCTTCAGTCTTACTGGAAATGTAACACTCTATGCACAATGGGAAGAAATTCCAGTGGTCGTCACACAGTATACTGTAACTTATAATGGTAACGGAGCAGTTACAGGAACGCTACCTGTATCTTCTTCAATCGATGCAGGTACAGACTATAGTGTACTTGGTAACGTTGGGTATTTGAGTCGCCCTGGCTTCACCTTTGCAGGGTGGAATACAGCGGCTGATGGAAAAGGAACACCTTACCAAGCGGATGATATCGTGACGCAACATACAAACACCGTTCTTTACGCTCAATGGAAGCAAATTCCTGACATTCAATCTGTGTCGGTTATGTATTTAGGGAATGGTGCAGATGCAGGTAGTGTTCCAAATGGTATTACTGTTCCTGCAGGAACACAATATACTATTATTGGGAATACTGGGAAATTAAGTAAAACGGGTTATACGTTCTCTGGTTGGAACACGAAGGCAGATGGTACTGGAACAGCATATGCTGGTGCTGAGATCATCCAAGTAACTGCGGATATTACGCTTTACGCACAGTGGACCGCACAAGGTCCGAAACTCCCTTCAACTGGAATCGCAAGCCAAGGATTAGAAATTATAGGATTTACAACAGCCGCTCTTGGTATGTTATTTATCATTATAAAAAAACACAATGAAGTTAAATAATTAGTGTAAGGCCTGGCTGTCATATCGACGGGTAGGCCTTTCTTTTGACTAAACTAGGATTAGAGGACGTGTTGATGGTATAGTATTGTTAAAGTAGGTGAACAATATGAATCAGATAGAAAAGGGAACTATAACTGAATACAATCAAGAAATTTCAATGCCATATATCGATGGAGAACCACTAAACATTCACCTCAGTAAGCAAACCTCGGACAAGTCTTTAGCTCAACTTTGGTCAGCCTGGGAAGGGTTGAACAATGTAAATGAACAAGCATATATTAAGCAGTTGTTATGCTATCAAATTGATGGAATTGTTCCCATCTTGATATGCCCCGATGATATGGATTTAAGCTGCATAACTATTGTTGCAGACGTTAAATCAACCAACAATACAGTATATTGGAAACGTGTGGGAGTCCTAAAGGCGAAGAACTGGTCAAATCAAAAATGGGTAAGTTCAGGAATACGCAATACGACACGCTGGAGCAATGAACAATTCCAATCATTAGACTATTTGCGTCTACTTGATAAGGAAAATCCAGAGTGGGATCAGTGGATTTGCGCAAATTGGCCGTATGAAGAGTCAATGCGATTGTGGAATTATCACTTTGTGTATATGAATAATCAGGAAAATATTGAGTGGTACGATGTCCCATCGTTTGAATTTAACAGATTATCATACCGACAATGTGTAGAACAGATTCTTGTTTCAAATATTTGAAAGTTAATAATCATGCAATATGACATTGATTCAATGTTAATGATTTGGCAATTTAGACGATTGTTAAATGAGTGGAATTGCACACAATGCGCGAAATTTGTTAAGATATAACGACAAGACATCGTTTTATGGATGTTGAATGGAATAGTAATGCAGACTCGGGGATGTCAAAACAAAGGAGATAATTATGAATTACTATATTGTTGATGATAAACAAATCCCGGTGAAGTTTACGGATGATGGAAAAATAGTTGATGCCAAGACATCTCAAGAATATGTCGATACAAAAAAAGCTGAGGAAATCATTGATGTAAAATCAAGTGGTAAGAAACTCCATGGTGGGGCTGTGTCGATTCTATCTATTCTAATGATACTGTTGATTATCGCACTCAATGGATCAAAAGTCGATAAGGTTTACAGTTCCGGAGGAAAAGGAACAATTGCTGCTATCACGAATAGTTTTAATGATGCTTCATATAAAATGACAGAATCAATCTTAGCACCTGTTATCATTGTTTTAATGCTGATTGTAACAATATTGGTTCTGCGATATTTTGTTGATCCTCATGTTAGAGAAGTCGAAATTATCGATAAGGAAATGACACATCGTGTATTTGTTCGAGAACGTGTGTATAACAATCACCTTGCTCAAATAAATTTAAGAAAAGCACATTAATAGATAAGCATTCTTAGAGATGGTGCAGAAAATCTGCATCTTTTTTTTGTAAATTCACGCAAACATTAAATGCATATGATATTTGTGTGGAGAATCGCTAATTTCAAGAAAAGAAATACAGTCTGTCTTATAATTAAGGAAAGGGGGCGACATTGACAGCG
The window above is part of the Erysipelothrix sp. HDW6C genome. Proteins encoded here:
- a CDS encoding InlB B-repeat-containing protein, which produces MKKTFMIMLSILLIGSVSLPILAIENSEVTPEITDVQESEIDDAEIAEDLDDEIKVEVEETTEETIIEEDIEEEVLEETAQLEVAIETTGEEKSTKLVQPVADTGEITNAIQLKAAIENATADRVIVLTADFDQTTLNNLIINKTNAHSIVVDGGGLTYAPTANKQFFIQSNTAGTLEFRNFIFDGQGTGVSGININGDVQGLTLENLTFKNNTSTSVYVQATGDVTINNNYYTNNSGAFGGGIEVSKGTILISNSSFISNRNDAGGYDGGAIAGKDFLGNLTITNSKFIDNHATGAGAVAGGRGGAIAMVYAPSTSELNNSQTLIKDSYFEGNTATLNRPTVMGDGGAIAVINLKKNATFTVEGSTFAYNEAGDDGGAILFQGRESGGIFTVKNSTFFKNAAHGNGGDAGLSGGAIQLFANSSMTANFISNTFVENTAYAYVENQGQRGGAVAGSGSFLTGRGQYANNLFVNNHVYSSPGVEDTESKYRNIVSATNKLGNVGFDNGTTIQYTTNMEAFGTDTPQLAANGSVITAGSSGDAIVVPTLMIAPDTGLNETGAISPDSAGQIGDLAYDQRGKLNGTDAGSVEIAVHNYNANGGTFALDAMGAYTGDIYYLGTEPTNYYNISENGGSGTVLTGSSLNATRAGYTFLGWATTADATVADITEGDSIPFNVENTILYAVWKQDVEYTVTYDGNQSTSGSVPTGTTQLEDTDYTVLANSGNLARDGYTFTGWNTAANGTGTPYKADDVFSLTGNVTLYAQWEEIPVVVTQYTVTYNGNGAVTGTLPVSSSIDAGTDYSVLGNVGYLSRPGFTFAGWNTAADGKGTPYQADDIVTQHTNTVLYAQWKQIPDIQSVSVMYLGNGADAGSVPNGITVPAGTQYTIIGNTGKLSKTGYTFSGWNTKADGTGTAYAGAEIIQVTADITLYAQWTAQGPKLPSTGIASQGLEIIGFTTAALGMLFIIIKKHNEVK